One Methanosphaera sp. WGK6 genomic window carries:
- a CDS encoding amino acid ABC transporter ATP-binding protein: MSLLEVKNLKKSFDDNEVLKDINFTVDKGEVLVIIGPSGSGKSTVLRCLTGLEEKNDGEINFNGTSGLVFQNFNLFPHHNVLKNITNAPIRVQKRDKTEAINEARQLLKKMGLEDKETAYPSQLSGGQQQRVSIARALAMNPDILYFDEPTSALDPEITGEVLKVIKQLAQENMTMIIVTHEMNFAKNVADKIIFMDQGYIIEQGTPDEIFNSNNQRMKDFLGKFQD, translated from the coding sequence ATGAGCTTACTAGAAGTAAAAAACCTCAAAAAAAGCTTTGATGACAACGAAGTACTAAAAGATATAAACTTCACAGTAGACAAAGGAGAAGTACTAGTAATAATCGGACCATCAGGCAGTGGAAAATCAACAGTACTACGATGTCTAACAGGACTTGAAGAAAAAAATGATGGAGAAATAAACTTTAATGGAACATCAGGACTAGTATTTCAAAACTTCAACCTATTCCCACACCACAATGTACTAAAAAACATAACAAACGCACCAATCAGAGTACAAAAAAGAGATAAAACAGAAGCAATAAATGAAGCAAGACAACTACTCAAAAAAATGGGACTAGAAGACAAAGAAACAGCATACCCATCACAACTATCAGGAGGACAACAACAAAGAGTATCAATAGCAAGAGCATTAGCAATGAATCCAGACATACTATACTTTGACGAACCAACAAGTGCACTAGATCCTGAAATAACAGGAGAAGTACTTAAAGTAATCAAACAACTAGCACAAGAAAACATGACAATGATAATAGTAACCCATGAAATGAACTTCGCAAAAAACGTGGCAGACAAAATCATATTCATGGACCAAGGATACATAATAGAACAAGGAACACCTGATGAAATATTCAACTCTAACAACCAAAGAATGAAAGACTTCCTAGGAAAATTC
- a CDS encoding amino acid ABC transporter permease has translation MLFSTVLSELIGGMITSIEIFLLTLLFALPLGLVVAWGRMSSFSPIRWLMKIYISIMRGTPLMLQLIVVFFGPYYVFGMQVSSSFRIISVIIAFTLNYAAYFAEIYRGGIESIPKGQYEAAQVLGYSNMETFFIIILPQVIKTVLPSITNEVIVLVKDTSLSFVIAVPEMFTVAKQIAAAEASITTLFIAGAFYYIFNIIVAFVMEYIEKRLAYYE, from the coding sequence ATGTTATTCAGTACAGTCTTAAGTGAGCTAATTGGAGGAATGATTACATCAATCGAAATCTTCCTCCTAACTCTACTTTTTGCACTACCACTAGGACTAGTAGTAGCATGGGGAAGAATGAGTTCATTCTCACCAATCAGATGGTTAATGAAGATATACATCTCAATAATGAGAGGAACACCTCTTATGCTACAATTAATAGTAGTATTCTTTGGACCATACTATGTCTTTGGAATGCAAGTATCAAGTAGCTTCAGAATAATATCTGTAATAATTGCATTTACACTAAACTATGCAGCATACTTTGCAGAAATATACCGTGGAGGAATAGAATCCATACCAAAAGGACAATATGAAGCAGCACAAGTACTTGGATATTCAAATATGGAAACATTCTTTATTATAATACTACCACAAGTAATAAAAACAGTACTACCATCAATAACAAATGAGGTAATAGTACTCGTAAAAGACACATCACTATCATTTGTAATAGCAGTACCAGAAATGTTCACAGTAGCAAAACAAATAGCAGCAGCAGAAGCATCAATAACAACACTATTTATTGCAGGAGCATTCTACTATATATTCAACATAATAGTAGCATTTGTAATGGAATACATAGAAAAAAGACTAGCATACTATGAATAA
- a CDS encoding amino acid ABC transporter substrate-binding protein, whose translation MDKKIGVIAAVIVIIVAILGLFGAGVISTDGVTGSSSNASAADNDDNTLVVGFDANFPPYGFKGDNGEYTGFDLDLAQEVCDRNNWTLSKQPIDWNSKDSELNSGTIDCIWNGFTINGREDQYTWTEPYINNQQVVVVKKSANINSLADLSGKIVEAQEDSSALAALEDNKTLTDTFQNLAQIAEYNTAFMDLDSGACDAIAMDIGVAQYQINSRNSDEYMIINETISSEQYGIGFKKGNTELRDTVQKTLNEMYEDGTIAKIAAKYDSYGVPGSLCMGNNTTVVNSTE comes from the coding sequence ATGGATAAGAAGATAGGAGTAATCGCCGCAGTAATTGTAATCATAGTAGCAATACTTGGTTTATTTGGTGCAGGTGTAATAAGCACTGATGGTGTTACTGGTAGTTCTAGTAATGCTTCAGCAGCAGATAATGATGATAATACATTAGTAGTTGGATTTGATGCAAATTTCCCACCTTATGGATTTAAAGGAGATAATGGGGAATATACTGGTTTTGATTTAGATTTAGCACAAGAGGTTTGTGATAGAAATAATTGGACTCTTTCAAAACAACCTATTGACTGGAATAGTAAAGATAGTGAATTAAATTCTGGTACAATTGATTGTATATGGAATGGATTTACTATTAATGGAAGAGAAGATCAATACACATGGACTGAACCTTATATTAACAATCAACAAGTAGTTGTTGTTAAAAAAAGTGCTAATATTAATTCTTTAGCTGATTTAAGTGGTAAAATTGTGGAAGCACAAGAAGATTCCTCAGCACTTGCAGCACTAGAAGATAATAAAACATTAACAGATACCTTCCAAAACCTTGCACAAATTGCAGAATATAACACTGCATTTATGGACTTAGATAGTGGTGCATGTGATGCTATAGCAATGGATATAGGAGTAGCACAATACCAAATTAACAGTAGAAACTCTGATGAATACATGATTATTAATGAAACAATTTCATCCGAGCAATATGGTATAGGATTTAAGAAAGGAAACACAGAACTTAGAGATACTGTACAAAAAACATTAAATGAAATGTATGAAGATGGAACAATCGCAAAAATTGCAGCAAAATATGATAGCTATGGTGTTCCAGGATCCCTTTGTATGGGAAACAACACAACTGTTGTAAACTCAACTGAATAA